The following coding sequences lie in one Acropora palmata chromosome 3, jaAcrPala1.3, whole genome shotgun sequence genomic window:
- the LOC141877470 gene encoding uncharacterized protein LOC141877470 isoform X4: MKGMSSPWSSSASISTSVLEIDSISSTSSSTTLSQREKTSNTFHSPTALSVSPSVSSSRSMSKSLASTLSPSFWFSPSVIQSASETVRPSTSPSLSNIPVGPLSTIHTPHHPQSVISTITSAATINVDQSDLWPPPSVTSSHREAFAISLSVPSSTAFLKRVSSSWSSSASISTSGLKNYSLSVNPSASCSVKRSQGHSQSESLSVSSSTSVLSSELHSVSREVSSLEFLQSQPLSTRGSSSSSIGLALSASLTFSQIDGTSSSLRSSADLSVSLSVSASRRRLKSTSSTLSPSFSLSPSVVQSASETVHPNASLSLSNIQVGSLLTIYSSGHAQSVIWSVAFARTASLSPSDSVSLSGSYSTSFSHSQSALISRGPSSLERPSKSESVIFSQWPSSSMTSSQSLAFAVSVIVSSSTTTVESLKSVSSSWSSSASISKGVSISVRSSIDVTVLKSSSAGLSWSIFPSKSRSVSLSTASEILSNLYPYGKHQNDEEFGVDDSFGYYRSTMCLEIKVHPYGLRFFASRHYKLHICRNGIIQTNNKWSLQWPRKFGVSYYVDLIGMFAPFWARSDQYQSFKLGISKVYYHIYDKSQSDHAQTGEILALASKHVEQYGGGRFANFEATWVLVVTWENLCPSVIYRYTYDGNLGISSGICAMRNTFQAVIITDWYNSFLMYNYPHGGIQWAFGVPSSYYKYWTNLYGLPVAGWNDPESGTKLNIKGSGSILGMYNLDKRMGNTDLLGRYFWRIESSDEKGAFEKCFSWVNYQIETNFIFWYYWRIRWDRRMACPCTFWQAFFDRGRFYWDWYFSWPEICFRSRRFFYFSYHGFGSQLCCYSTEWEDFGALKIGPPEGGHISVTRYNTYYGKTEVLTDTEAYKFCCVEGFFCDLFYQYRPSDTCQFYRPPPRPWFWGDPHIRTLDGGNYTFNGLGEYVMLDAQSGTFQLQARTGLARGNSTTGTIFVAGAAKEENTTTVEIRIKKDGGLHILFGGILYSNFSSLTNQSIEIAGNLSISKSEDDCLEVSFPSTTSVIFCARKEMLSFVVSPGDDYKNSTKGLLGTWNDNSSDDFTLPDGTVLSPSSTAREIHFGFGVKWQINQSQSLFTYAQNENTSTYAIPDFSPMFGDNITWQNDDLRKQAEEECGNDKECLFDVASTNDLSVGQATKDIGNQLSKELKTLDNFPPKILNVPGTINVTLRDTFMINVTAQDSDAVTFQVVNMPDSAMINQSGNILRFTWPVTSSRKLNLSFVATDDQGAASTWNPSINMCACEHRDQCVPAEDSDPVNTNSKFVYMGCACQGGYTGRFCDSEIDACEVNGQPCYEDVVCTDLPPPANETGYTCGPCPSGFTGNGAECSDFDECQSNQTNSCSQLCINSPGSYSCACQNGYSLNDDKESCDDINECVPTSDCMQRCHNTQGAYNCSCDESFKSDPSDWRKCEAINPCEVDLNCSQVCYTDNNNTATCACFANYELQSDGKTCLDIDECNSTNHLTLCDQICENIPGSYKCSCKKGFNLINNRRCEDINECIDEDYFNCTDPLQYCVNTPGSHKCECEKGLQLIDGKCQDIDECNFTKPLTPCDQICENIPGSYKCSCQDGFNLVNGSRCEDINECIDEDYFNCSDPLQHCVNTPGSYKCECEMGLQQIDGKCQDIDECNSTNHLTRCDQICENILGSYKCSCQEGFNLVNGSRCEDNDECNSTKRLTPCDQICENIPGSYNCSCQKGFNLVNGSRCEVLEKNETVIVPELPTPRAPSKDEREQAVKITVLANSTSFKWDFHTDKNFKEKLASFVSSFCSVNRRECAIKETSRERRAHPNHLYTAEHVHLLPGYPSNASGSLKLQIAVYVQQPQGMFLTNVSVLPSKTLLTIILQHKSELGASIGAIILDAEVLFKPTTSPPTSSQTEDTDSGYSGWLLIAACLGAVVILVVIILAICILRRRNRRNHALPQLQSYASRSEDIVEMSFYNITSKEHGKDCEDGEKPV; the protein is encoded by the exons ATGAAAGGTATGTCTTCTCCTTGGAGTTCAAGTGCTTCGATATCAACAAGCGTCTTGGAAATTGATTCGATATCTAGTACGTCGAGTTCGACAACTCTCAGCCAAAGGGAAAAAACCTCAAACACCTTTCATTCGCCTACAGCGCTTTCTGTCAGCCCAAGTGTTTCGTCATCGAGAAGTATGTCGAAAAGTCTGGCATCCACTTTGAGCCCAAGTTTTTGGTTCTCACCAAGTGTCATTCAAAGTGCGTCAGAAACTGTCCGACCCAGTACTTCGCCTTCATTAAGCAACATTCCTGTTGGGCCATTGTCGACGATCCACACTCCACACCATCCACAATCTGTAATTTCGACTATTACATCCGCAGCAACTATAAATGTGGATCAATCTGACCTTTGGCCGCCCCCCTCGGTGACCTCGTCCCATAGAGAGGCGTTTGCGATCAGCTTAAGTGTTCCTTCGTCCACAGCTTTCTTGAAAAGGGTGTCTTCCTCTTGGAGTTCAAGTGCTTCGATATCAACAAGcggtttgaaaaattattcGCTGTCTGTCAATCCGAGTGCTTCATGTTCGGTGAAAAGGTCTCAGGGCCACTCCCAATCTGAAAGTTTGAGCGTGTCCTCTTCAACAAGCGTCCTTTCAAGTGAGTTGCACTCTGTCAGCCGGGAAGTGTCATCCTTGGAGTTTTTGCAAAGCCAGCCACTGTCGACAAGGGGATCGTCGTCTTCATCAATAGGCTTGGCCTTGAGTGCCTCATTGACATTCAGTCAAATCGATGGAACCTCAAGCAGCTTGCGGTCAAGTGCCGACCTCTCTGTCAGCCTAAGTGTTTCGGCATCGAGACGTAGGTTGAAGAGTACGTCATCCACTTTGAGTCCAAGTTTTTCGTTGTCACCGAGTGTCGTCCAAAGTGCTTCAGAAACTGTCCACCCCAATGCTTCACTCTCATTAAGCAACATTCAAGTTGGGTCATTGTTAACGATCTACTCTTCGGGCCATGCACAATCTGTAATTTGGAGTGTGGCGTTCGCTAGAACTGCAAGTTTGAGTCCATCTGACTCTGTCAGCTTGAGCGGGTCTTACTCAACAAGCTTCTCCCACAGCCAGTCAGCATTGATTAGCAGAGGCCCCTCCTCATTGGAAAGGCCTTCTAAGAGTGAGTCTGTGATCTTCAGTCAATGGCCGTCATCCTCAATGACCTCGTCCCAAAGTCTGGCGTTTGCTGTGAGCGTAATTGTTTCTTCGTCCACAACTACCGTGGAAAGTCTGAAAAGTGTGTCTTCCTCTTGGAGTTCAAGTGCTTCAATATCAAAAGGCGTCAGTATCTCTGTGCGATCCTCTATTGACGtaactgttttgaaaagctctTCCGCAGGTTTAAGCTGGAGTATTTTTCCATCAAAGAGCCGCAGTGTGTCACTTTCAACAG cgtcggaaattttgagcAACTTATATCCTTATGGCAAACATCAAAACGATGAAGAGTTTGGCGTTGACGATTCATTTGGATACTATCGAAGCACCATGTGTCTGGAAATTAAAGTTCATCCTTACGGCCTTCGTTTCTTTGCATCAAGGCATTATAAattacat atcTGCCGGAATGGCATAATTCAAACGAACAATAAATGGAGTCTGCAATGGCCTCGAAAGTTTGGCGTTTCCTACTATGTAGACCTGATAGGAATGTTTGCCCCATTCTGGGCCAGGAGTGATCAGTACCAGAGCTTTAAATTAGGAATCTCAAAGGTTTATTATCATATCTACGACAAAAGTCAAAGCGACCACGCCCAGACAGGGGAAATACTTGCCTTGGCGTCAAAGCACGTTGAACAATACGGAGGTGGACGATTTGCCAATTTTGAAGCTACGTGGGTCCTGGTTGTTACTTGGGAGAATCTATGCCCGTCTGTTATTTACCGCTACACGTATGATGGGAACCTGGGCATCTCGAGCGGAATATGTGCCATG AGAAACACGTTTCAAGCAGTTATCATCACCGACTGGTATAACTCATTTTTGATGTACAACTACCCGCATGGAGGCATTCAGTGGGCCTTTGGTGTTCCTTC atcTTATTATAAATACTGGACCAATTTGTACGGTCTTCCAGTGGCTGGATGGAATGATCCTGAAAGCGGAACAAAACTGAACATCAAAGG GTCGGGTTCAATTCTTGGAATGTATAATCTTGACAAGAGAATGGGGAACACTGATTTGCTGGGAAGGTATTTTTGGAGAATTGAGTCAAGTGATGAAAAAGGAGCTTTTGAGAAGTGCTTTTCTTGGGTTAACTATCAGATAGAAACAAACTTTATATTCTGGTATTACTGGCGCATCCGATGGGATAGACGTATGGCATGCCCCTGCACATTTTGGCAGGCCTTCTTTGACAGAGGTCGCTTTTATTGGGACTGGTACTTCTCTTGGCCTGAGATTTGTTTCAGGTCCAGAagattcttttattttagttaCCATGGTTTTGGGTCGCAGCTGTGTTGCTACTCAACTGAATGGGAAGACTTTGGTGCTCTAAAGATTGGCCCACCGGAGGGTGGTCATATCTCAGTGACCCGCTACAATACCTACTATGGCAAGACCGAGGTGCTTACCGATACTGAAGCATACAAGTTTTGCTGTGTTGAAGGGTTTTTTTGCGATTTATTTTACCAGTATCGACCATCTGATACCTGCCAATTTTACCGACCACCGCCAAGGC CTTGGTTCTGGGGCGATCCTCATATCCGGACCCTTGACGGAGGGAATTACACGTTTAATGGACTGGGTGAATACGTAATGTTAGACGCACAAAGTGGAACATTTCAGCTGCAGGCCAGAACAGGCCTAGCGAGGGGAAACTCAACCACCGGCACAATTTTCGTAGCTGGAGCGGCCAAAGAGGAAAATACAACCACCGTGGAAATCAGAATAAAGAAAGATg GGGGATTGCACATATTATTTGGAGGAATACTATACTCTAATTTCAGCTCCTTGACAAACCAAAGCATAGAAATTGCTGGAAATCTTTCTATCTCGAAATCGGAGGACGACTGTTTGGAAGTGTCTTTTCCGTCAACTACGTCGGTGATATTTTGCGCCAGAAAAGAAATGCTTTCTTTCGTTGTTTCTCCGGGAGACGATTACAAAAACAGCACCAAAGGGCTCTTGGGAACTTGGAATGATAACTCGTCTGATGACTTCACGTTGCCTGATGGGACAGTGTTGTCGCCTTCTTCCACTGCTAGGGAGATTCATTTTGGATTTGGCGTGAAGT ggcaaattaaccaatcacaatcgTTATTCACTTATGCTCAAAACGAGAACACATCAACCTATGCAATTCCTGATTTTTCACCCATGTTTGGTGACAACATAACATGGCAGAATGACGATTTAAGAAAGCAAGCTGAAGAAGAGTGTGGGAATGACAAAGAGTGCCTCTTTGATGTAGCATCAACCAATGACTTGTCCGTTGGCCAAGCAACCAAAGATATTGGCAATCAGCTGTCGAAGGAATTAAAAACGTTAG ACAATTTTCCACCCAAGATACTAAACGTTCCAGGTACCATAAACGTGACTCTTAGGGACACCTTCATGATAAATGTAACTGCACAGGACAGCGACGCAGTAACATTTCAAGTAGTTAACATGCCTGATAGTGCCATGATAAATCAAAGTGGAAACATCCTTCGTTTTACGTGGCCCGTCACGTCATCAAGAAAG CTTAACCTGTCATTTGTTGCCACTGACGATCAAGGCGCGGCCTCGACCTGGAATCCTTCCATTAACATGTGCGCCTGCGAACATAGGGACCAGTGCGTGCCAGCAGAAGATAGTGACCCGGTCAACACGAACAGCAAGTTTGTTTACATGGGATGCGCATGCCAGGGAGGATACACAGGAAGGTTCTGTGACAGTGAAATTGACGCCTGCGAAGTGAATGGTCAGCCGTGTTATGAAGACGTAGTATGTACTGATCTTCCACCTCCAGCCAATGAAACCGGTTACACATGTGGACCCTGCCCTTCTGGTTTCACTGGCAATGGGGCGGAATGTTCAG ATTTTGATGAATGTCAGAGCAATCAAACAAACAGCTGCTCTCAACTCTGTATAAATTCACCCGGATCTTATTCCTGTGCTTGTCAGAACGGATACAGTCTTAatgatgacaaagagagctgTGATG atatCAACGAATGCGTGCCAACAAGTGACTGCATGCAACGTTGCCACAACACTCAGGGAGCTTACAATTGTTCTTGCGACGAGTCTTTTAAAAGCGATCCTTCTGACTGGAGAAAATGTGAAG cgaTAAATCCTTGCGAAGTGGATCTTAACTGCTCACAGGTTTGCTATacagacaacaacaacacggCCACATGCGCCTGCTTTGCCAATTATGAGCTGCAGAGTGACGGAAAGACTTGCCTAG ATATCGATGAGTGCAATTCTACCAATCATCTTACTCTATGCGATCAGATTTGTGAGAATATCCCTGGAAGTTACAAGTGCTCCTGTAAGAAGGGATTCAACCTTATAAACAATCGACGTTGTGAAG ATATTAACGAATGTATTGATGAGGATTATTTCAACTGCACAGACCCTCTCCAGTATTGTGTAAACACTCCAGGCTCGCATAAGTGTGAGTGTGAAAAGGGTTTGCAACTGATCGATGGAAAATGTCAAG ATATCGATGAATGCAATTTTACCAAACCTCTTACTCCATGCGATCAGATCTGTGAGAATATTCCTGGAAGTTACAAGTGCTCCTGTCAGGATGGATTCAACCTTGTAAATGGCTCTCGTTGTGAAG ATATTAACGAGTGTATTGACGAGGATTATTTCAACTGCTCAGACCCTCTCCAGCATTGTGTAAACACGCCTGGCTCGTACAAGTGTGAGTGTGAAATGGGTCTGCAACAGATCGACGGAAAATGCCAAG ATATCGATGAGTGCAATTCTACCAATCATCTTACTCGATGCGATCAGATCTGTGAGAATATTCTTGGAAGTTACAAGTGCTCCTGTCAGGAAGGATTCAACCTTGTAAATGGTTCTCGTTGTGAAG ATAACGATGAGTGCAATTCTACCAAACGTCTTACTCCATGCGATCAGATCTGTGAGAATATTCCTGGAAGTTACAACTGCTCCTGTCAGAAAGGATTCAACCTTGTAAATGGTTCTCGTTGTGAAG TTTTAGAGAAAAACGAAACGGTTATTGTACCAGAGCTTCCTACGCCTCGAGCACCTTCCAAAGATGAGAGAGAACAAGCAGTGAAGATTACAGTTTTAGCTAACAGCACATCC TTTAAATGGGATTTTCATACTGACaagaattttaaagaaaagcttgcgtcttttgtttcaagtttCTGCTCTGTGAACAGGAGGGAATGTGCAATCAAAGAGACCTCGCGTGAACG CCGCGCCCACCCTAACCATCTTTACACCGCTGAACATGTTCACCTGCTCCCTGGTTACCCTAGCAACGCCTCAGGCAGTCTTAAGCTTCAGATCGCTGTCTACGTGCAGCAGCCGCAGGGAATGTTCTTGACAAATGTCTCAGTCTTGCCCAGCAAGACATTGCTCACTATCATCTTACAGCACAAATCAGAACTAGGGGCCTCTATTGGAGCGATAATTCTTGATGCAGAGGTTCTCTTCAAACCAACCACGTCACCACCCACCAGCTCACAAACTGAGGACACAGACAGCGGGTATTCGGGTTGGCTGCTGATTGCAGCATGTCTAGGGGCAGTTGTAATATTAGTCGTTATTATTTTGGCTATTTG TATACTGCGGAGACGGAACAGGAGGAACCATGCATTGCCCCAGCTGCAAAGTTATGCAAGTCGGAGCGAAGATATTGTGGAAATGTCCTTTTATAATATCACATCAAAGGAACACGGAAAAGACTGTGAAGACGGCGAGAAACCTGTTTAG